TATTTGAGAAATTCTTACACCATTTCACATGTCTTGTCTTCTGTTGTGGACACGGTTTACGCTGACATCTATAAGTCATGAAGTGAGGATCAACATAGTTTGATAATTACTAGGCAACTAAAATGAAAAAGTGGGGATAAGTTTGGTTTGTTGTGATTAGGAAATTATGATGAAAAGCCATGCAGCAAACCAAAATAAGCTTTTGAGAAGTAATGGAAGAAATTCTGGAACGCTTATCTAATCACAAAGGGCTTAATAAACATGGGAAAACAAAAGGAAACTCAGTGAACGCTTGTCTTCCAAAGATGATTATTTACACCACCTATGAAAGTGGTACATGTTCTCTAACTGTTTTATTCACATTTTACGTTAAAGTTGTGAGAGCTTGCATTTCTGAGCCCAGAACTTGTTTTCTTGCCTGAGGATAAACTTTCTGGTGACTTTGTTGGAACAAAACTATATTTTGTCTATGCCTTTGTATGTTAGATGGGCTGTGCTATGTCTTTAATGTTGCCTTGTCTTCCAAACAGTGAATTTAGTCCAAACTTAAGGACTTGTGTATACGTTTGATCTAGATTTAAGCTTATGTTAATCTGCTTACATCTTTGTACAGGGTGATACTGGTGAGTGAATTCATGTTTAATGGAGTGCTAATGTGATGGATAACCAGGATTGTTGGGATTTTGTGTGTCTGGGTTGTGGGCTTGTAGTTTGGTACCTGCTTTTGAGCTACGCAATATGCTTGCATTTGTGTATCATATGCAGTGGTTTTAATGAGGAAAATTTGGGTATGATGTCTTTCTTGTCTGTGTTGTTGTACATGTATGTAAAAATGTCAGATTTCATCTTTTTGTATTCATTAATTCAATTCTGGTGACTATTGTTGCTGTAAAATTAGTTCAAGGTGGTCATAAGCTTTCTGTGGCTATGGGGGCTGCGGAGTGGTGGCTCTTCCCTGGTCTCTGTGTTCCTTCATTTCTTTAACGCCGGATGAGTTCCACTATCATGATTAAACATAGACATTGTTTATAGTGAACGCGTCAAGtcattcaataaaactatgtgtatacattttcaaatacataattaaatatacatataatatgttattatataatagagtgattttaaattaaaaatacaataatatccaatcatatgatgatatattatctatatatctaattgtGTATTCAGAAATGTGTACATAGCTTTACTCCAAGTCATTACCCAGTTTGCCTATCTTCAAATATGAGAATTGTTACATACGGTCTTAATGGCACACTTTATAATTTGTGGAGgaagcataatttttttttgaaattaaattttaacaattttaaaatatgtgagAAATTACAACCAGTGAGTGGTGGAAActtgattttgtctttttttttttttaaatccctGTTTTTCCCTCTTCTTTTCGCTCttatatttctcatttttccctttttccttTCAAACTGTCTTTCTTCTCATATAATGGTGTGAGTTCTATCAAATTGCCGTAAAATCAGAGTGTTGCCAATGGATAATACtataatatgattgattcaccaaactacaaatttaaacaatttgttAATGGAAATATCATAGGAAAGAATGGTagtcaaattatgtatcatattatgtatcaaaattttaattctttatatcatatatttatcGCATTATactataagttttttaaaaaataaaatattgaaatattaaaaaaataattaaaagttttagttaatatatcataattttgaaaaatattataaacatctttaaaaatttaaaatttctcatatacaattttattatatcattatttttataaaaaataaaaaatgtattaatatatatcgataatatgtattgATATATATGATGTGATATATtcattgtatatttaattatatattttttatttatatcataccAAATTATGTCGTAAAATGATAATAACTATGTATGAAAGGTTTAATGGTATATACTAGATCGatatcaattaaatcaattattgcTATAaggattattttgataatttctttttttttatcagttCAATTACAAGCggtttctttattattttttttccctttcttttcttttttttttaaacatttttcacattaaacaaataattagcCATAAATTCATATGCATATTACAAGATTTAACTTATACACATTCTTTTGCCAACAAAACTTACagaataattttaacaattgtttTGCAGCTTGCTCTGGTCAACTCGCTCTCTCAACGGCTCAACCCCACCATTGATGGACTGCAACACCCTCGTCCGTCAGCCTCCCATACAAAGCCAAACACTCCCAGTAAGCCCTGCTTCCccctttttctttgtttgattgTCCTTTATTTTTAGTCCTGCACTCCAAGAAAAGTTCATCTACCAACCTAATAGCCTTGCTTTTCAGCATCTCCTCTACTACTTCTGCCTCTGCCTTCATCACCACATACTCTTCCTCCTTCACATTATTTCTCAACCAGCTCGACATCCCTCCTTCCTCTGTTGCTTCAACGCCCTCCCTTGCTGCCGCCGACAACTCCTCCGTCATTGTCTCAATCTTGTACGTCTCAAAATGAAGATTCCTTGTTGGGTAATTCTTCAAAAACCATTCTGTGCCTGTTGCTTTTTTATCGTGCCAAGGCAAAACGACGTCGATAAACACACGTCGAGGGTAGCTCTCAAGCGTGTCACCTGTTAAATCTGGTAGATATCTTGGTCTATTGAGATATCTTCTCGATCTTCCTGAGGCGGCTCGTGGGGGTTCCAGGAGGACATCTTCTAGATTCCTCAATGCAGCTTTCTTTTCATCTAATGTGGACAAAAGCCGTCTGCTTGTTGCAGAGTTTGCTTCAGTCATATTGTCTAGTTTTCTCATAGCTATAATGTTCGAATCAAATCGTCTTACGTAAACAATTTTGTAGTGCAATGGCTTATCAAATACAAAGGACGGATTTTGAGTCATTTCAATGGCAGCAAGACCCCCTATTGCGAGGGTTCGGTCAATGAATTCTGCATTTTCATGGAAGTTATTCGCGAACACAAAGTCAAATGATTCATTTGGAATTGCTTTTTGTCTCTCAAAATCGTTTGCAGAGATGACATCCAAATGATTTTCCATTACGATGTGAAAATTATAAATAGCATCTTCATCACCGTTGCCCAAAAGGAGAGCTTTTTGTCCTGGTTTCAAGGATGCCTTCATTCTTCAAATCATGGAAGAGCGATGACAATAGTTCAAAGTTAAGTGAATCAGAGGCGATCTGAGGACCAAGTAGACCGGCTAAGTCAAAATTTAAGGATCTTCCTAAAATGGAGCCTATCCAAGGGAATGAACCAAGGAGGCATAACAAAAACAACAATGGAGCCACCAGCTTCAAAGCCCTTAAATCAGACAGCCTGatgatcaaatatttatctcttTGCTTACCAGCATTATCACCAGCACCACCCAGCAATGCTCCATACTTCTTTTGGCGTTTGGCTTTGACGCCTTGCAGAAGTTGTATTGCCATGTtgaaaacacaaattttttatatttcgaaccgataattttacttaaaacagAGTATttatatcacaaaaaaaaaaaaaaaaatcaaaagacaaGATTAAAAAGAAAGCTATTTAAGAATTGGACTTGAGGTGAAACAATGCAAACTTAGCGAGTGCAAAACCTGGCTGCTGTGTGATTTCCACCCACAAGAGCCACACGGTTGCTTTTTAGTTTACAGCATAGTAACATCAACTGATCCATCCTCTCCACCTCCATTATTATTTTCATGCATGCCCAGATCGATGAACTATTTTTTACtctttctatttattttctcatcatCTGGGCTTATTATGTAAACCACTAAAAAATCATGCAGGAAGGGAAACCCACTAGAGAAATGTTTGATTCTTTCTGTTTATTTTCTCTTACTGGGATGGGTTGATTGAATGCGATGATGAAGAATTTATGGGAAAGGAAGAATTCATATACaagtttaaaaacaaaaagggcATAAATTTGTATTGGTAAGATTAGTTGAAGTTGGAGCAACAACAGATGAGTTTTACCATTATTTTTAGACAATTGTTTCTGGTTAAATAAATGAATGGAGCATAGCTATCCTTCTAAGAGTTTGGCGTAACCTCGCGAATTTTGGGTTGTCACTGCTGATCAAACAGATTTCTATGGATGATGGATTCATGGTATATGTTTTTGTCCCATTCATAAATAGCTTCAGAGTGAATCACGatgcccacccaaggtttagtttaaaAGCGTTTTCCACCCTTAGTTAGCATTATTAACACTTTCCTGCTTAAATCAAACATAACTAACATCTTTTCACGAAACAACAATTTTAGgaagtgaaattactattttatccctactattttattttcaaaattattatataatactaaattaacaagaagtttcttattttttctttgtcatCTTC
This is a stretch of genomic DNA from Mangifera indica cultivar Alphonso chromosome 11, CATAS_Mindica_2.1, whole genome shotgun sequence. It encodes these proteins:
- the LOC123229641 gene encoding uncharacterized protein LOC123229641 yields the protein MENHLDVISANDFERQKAIPNESFDFVFANNFHENAEFIDRTLAIGGLAAIEMTQNPSFVFDKPLHYKIVYVRRFDSNIIAMRKLDNMTEANSATSRRLLSTLDEKKAALRNLEDVLLEPPRAASGRSRRYLNRPRYLPDLTGDTLESYPRRVFIDVVLPWHDKKATGTEWFLKNYPTRNLHFETYKIETMTEELSAAAREGVEATEEGGMSSWLRNNVKEEEYVVMKAEAEVVEEMLKSKAIRLVDELFLECRTKNKGQSNKEKGGSRAYWECLALYGRLTDEGVAVHQWWG